The following coding sequences are from one Nicotiana tomentosiformis chromosome 3, ASM39032v3, whole genome shotgun sequence window:
- the LOC104109539 gene encoding formin-like protein 20 isoform X2 codes for MALFRRFFYRKPPDRLLEISERVYVFDCCFSTDVLDEDEYKTYMGGIVAQLQDHYADSSFMVFNFREGDRRSQISDILSQYDMTVMDYPRQYEGCPLLPLEMIHHFLRSSESWLSLEGQQNVLLMHCERGGWPVLAFMLAGLLLYRKQYTGEHKTLEMVYKQAPRELLHLLSPLNPQPSQLRYLQYISRKNFGSEWLPSDTPFSLDCIILRFPPLFDGGRGCRPVARVYGQDPASTTSNRSSKLLFSTSKTKKHARFYRQEECSLVKIDIRCRVQGDVVLECVHLEDDLVREEMMFRVMFHTTFIRSNVLMLMRDEVDVLWDAKDQFPRGFKAEVLFSDPDAVPSTEEVPSEDENGTEGASPEEFFEVEEIFSNAVDGQDGRGESGPHIVKESLEDDDSIEIIWKEEVEHHAFQDCASDEVNHKQEGKSASETNILGGRDNSIASKVVVSNVSSKMESEPLMSGDCGPSEDGELKQDKEDTLKQKKLEREGVQQKMSADINKQKSDKTVSSLKKQSFCNSKPSADGVGPKNKSKQQEPQGTVSRQAKPNAVSRWIPPNKGSYTNSMHVAYPPSRYNSAPPVLALTKDSQSGVKSKSPSPRASSEAIVSAEAGCVPGKDSSCPATISAPELADRQALQLHPSSRPPSTSSHETPDAEVAGTNSSSASATPLLSLLESNILTASFTLPASNSPPAPTVPPPPPLSTPSLSLSSNVQSFSPPPPPPPPPPPPPSTSLRMTPMGDFSPIPPPPPPPPPPPTSSSVLNVGRVFLPPPQPPLWSSGGCGTSSEVVSSSLPPPPPPPPPIYASTVPRLATFGVSTPSPPPPPPPPPMCAVYSPPPPPPPPPPPLLGSSAPPPPPPPPPLHSSRFAPPPPPPPPLRNAPPPPPPPPSRNAPPPPPLPPLYNAPFAPSPPPPPPPPFSRAPTPPPPPPLRGSVPPPPPPLPGAPPPPSWGPPPPPGGGPPPPPPPPGARGPPAPPLPPGAGPPPPPPPIRGAPPPPPPPGGRAPGPPPPPPPGGRAPGPPPPPPPGGRAPGPPPPPGAPRPPGGGPPPPPPFGAKGPGAVGRGLPPGRTQGFSRTTSGVAPRRSNLKPLHWSKVTRALQGSLWDELQRNGEPQLSPEFDVSELETLFSANVPKSDNAGGKSGGRRKSVGSKPDRVHLVDLRRANNTEIMLTKVKMPLPDMMAAALAMDESILDADQVENLIKFCPTKDEMELLKNYTGDRELLGKCEQFFLELMKVPRVESKLRVFLFKIQFNSQVKDFKKSLNTVNSACEEVRYSLKLKEILKKILYLGNTLNQGTARGSAVGFKLDSLLKLTDTRATNNKMTLMHYLCKRE; via the exons ATGGCGCTGTTCAGACGCTTCTTCTATAGGAAGCCGCCGGATCGGCTTCTTGAGATCTCTGAGCGGGTCTACG TGTTTGATTGTTGCTTCTCCACGGACGTGTTGGATGAAGATGAGTACAAGACATATATGGGAGGGATTGTAGCTCAGCTGCAGGACCACTATGCAGATTCTTCTTTCATGGTTTTTAACTTTAGAGAAGGTGATAGGAGGAGCCAAATATCTGACATATTGTCCCAGTATGATATGACTGTGATGGATTATCCTCGGCAATATGAAGGGTGTCCACTTTTGCCTCTGGAGATGATCCACCACTTCTTGCGCTCGAGTGAGAGCTGGCTTTCACTTGAGGGCCAGCAAAATGTCCTGTTAATGCACTGTGAGAGGGGAGGCTGGCCTGTACTTGCTTTTATGCTTGCTGGCCTTCTTTTGTACAGAAAACAGTACACTGGTGAGCACAAGACTCTTGAAATGGTGTACAAGCAAGCTCCTAGGGAGCTTCTCCATCTTTTGTCACCTCTGAATCCGCAACCATCTCAGCTTAGATATCTCCAGTACATCTCCAGAAAGAATTTTGGCTCGGAATGGCTGCCATCAGATACACCTTTTTCTTTAGATTGCATCATACTTAGATTTCCTCCTCTATTTGATGGTGGGAGAGGCTGCCGACCAGTAGCTCGCGTTTATGGACAGGACCCTGCTTCAACAACCTCTAATAGGAGCTCTAAGCTACTCTTTTCAACTTCAAAGACAAAAAAACATGCCCGCTTCTACCGACAG GAAGAGTGTTCACTGGTGAAAATAGACATCCGTTGTCGTGTCCAAGGAGATGTTGTTCTCGAGTGTGTTCATTTGGAAGATGACCTAGTAAGGGAAGAAATGATGTTCAGGGTCATGTTCCACACCACATTTATTCGCTCAAATGTTTTGATGTTAATGCGTGATGAAGTTGATGTCCTGTGGGATGCGAAAGACCAATTTCCTAGAGGGTTCAAAGCAGAG GTGCTCTTTTCGGATCCTGATGCTGTTCCATCCACTGAAGAAGTGCCAAGTGAGGATGAGAATGGGACTGAAGGTGCTTCACCTGAGGAGTTTTTTGAAGTCGAAGAGATATTCAGCAACGCTGTTGATGGACAGGATGGAAGGGGGGAATCTGGACCCCACATTGTTAAGGAAAGTTTGGAGGATGATGATAGTATCGAAATAATCTGGAAAGAGGAGGTGGAACATCATGCATTTCAAGATTGTGCATCCGACGAAGTAAATCACAAGCAAGAAGGAAAGTCTGCATCAGAAACCAACATTTTAGGAGGTAGAGACAATTCTATAGCCTCCAAGGTTGTAGTTTCCAATGTTTCTAGCAAGATGGAATCAGAACCGCTAATGTCTGGTGATTGTGGCCCATCAGAAGATGGGGAGCTAAAGCAAGATAAGGAAGACACTCTGAAACAAAAGAAGTTGGAGAGGGAAGGTGTACAACAGAAGATGAGTGCTGATATTAATAAACAAAAAAGTGATAAGACAGTCTCATCTCTAAAGAAACAATCATTCTGCAACTCAAAACCTTCTGCTGATGGCGTTGGTCCAAAAAATAAATCGAAACAGCAGGAACCCCAGGGCACTGTTTCACGACAGGCAAAGCCAAATGCAGTGTCCCGGTGGATCCCTCCTAACAAAGGTTCTTACACTAATTCAATGCATGTAGCATATCCACCATCAAGGTATAACAGTGCTCCTCCTGTGCTTGCTCTCACCAAAGATTCTCAGTCTGGGGTTAAATCAAAGTCACCATCTCCTCGAGCTTCTTCAGAAGCTATAGTTTCTGCTGAAGCAGGGTGTGTTCCAGGTAAAGACTCCTCATGTCCTGCTACAATCTCTGCTCCTGAATTAGCTGACAGGCAGGCCCTGCAGCTTCATCCATCTTCTCGACCGCCAAGCACTTCATCTCATGAAACGCCTGATGCTGAAGTAGCAGGAACTAATTCATCATCAGCTTCTGCAACTCCACTTTTGTCTCTGCTGGAAAGCAATATTTTGACAGCTTCTTTTACTCTGCCAGCCTCCAATTCTCCACCAGCTCCGACCGTGCCTCCCCCGCCACCTCTGAGCACGCCATCTCTGTCTCTTTCAAGTAATGTCCAGTCTTTttcacctcctcctccacctcccCCACCCCCTCCACCTCCGCCATCAACTAGCTTGAGGATGACTCCGATGGGTGACTTTTCTCCTATCccaccaccaccacctcctcctccacctccgCCCACATCATCCAGTGTATTAAATGTTGGTAGGGTCTTCTTGCCACCCCCCCAACCACCCCTTTGGTCAAGTGGAGGGTGTGGAACTTCCTCAGAAGTAGTATCTAGTTCATTGCCGCCTCCACCTCCTCCACCTCCACCTATATATGCATCTACTGTACCAAGATTGGCTACTTTTGGGGTTTCCACACCATCACCACCACCTCCTCCCCCTCCACCTCCTATGTGTGCTGTCTATTCTCCTCCTCCTCCGCCTCCACCACCACCTCCTCCTTTACTTGGCTCTTCAGCACCACCTCCCCCTCCGCCACCACCACCTCTACATTCCTCACGATTTGCTCCACCTCCACCACCCCCACCACCTTTGCGAAATGCTCCTCCTCCACCACCCCCACCTCCTTCCAGAAAtgctccccctccccctcctctGCCTCCTTTATATAACGCTCCATTTGCACCATCTCCACCTCCTCCACCCCCTCCTCCTTTCTCTAGAGCACCAACACCACCGCCACCGCCTCCTTTGCGTGGCTCTGTACCCCCACCACCTCCTCCATTGCCTGGAGCTCCACCCCCTCCTTCATGGGGGCCTCCACCTCCTCCGGGAGGTGGCCCAccacctccacctccacctccTGGAGCACGGGGGCCTCCAGCTCCTCCACTTCCTCCTGGCGCTGGTCCTCCTCCACCACCTCCTCCAATACGGGGAGCACCacctcctccacctcctcctgGAGGTCGCGCACCTGGTCCACCTCCCCCACCCCCTCCAGGAGGACGCGCACCTGGTCCACCTCCCCCACCCCCTCCGGGAGGACGCGCACCTGGTCCACCTCCTCCTCCAGGAGCTCCAAGACCTCCAGGTGGTGGACCTCCCCCACCACCACCATTTGGCGCTAAAGGACCTGGGGCAGTTGGCCGAGGCCTTCCTCCCGGGAGAACGCAGGGATTTTCACGCACAACTAGTGGTGTAGCTCCTCGAAGATCTAACTTAAAGCCTTTGCATTGGAGCAAGGTAACTAGGGCACTGCAAGGAAGCTTATGGGATGAACTGCAGAGAAACGGAGAGCCTCAATT GTCACCAGAATTTGATGTATCAGAACTTGAGACTCTTTTCTCTGCTAATGTCCCCAAGTCAGATAATGCGGGTGGCAAATCTGGAGGCCGAAGGAAGTCTGTTGGATCTAAACCTGATAGAGTTCACCTG GTTGACTTAAGGAGGGCGAATAATACTGAAATTATGCTCACAAAGGTGAAAATGCCACTGCCTGACATGATG GCAGCTGCGCTCGCAATGGATGAGTCAATTTTAGATGCTGATCAGGTGGAGAATCTTATCAAGTTTTGTCCTACAAAGGATGAGATGGAACTTCTCAAG AATTACACTGGTGACAGGGAGCTCCTGGGAAAGTGTGAACAG TTTTTTCTGGAGCTGATGAAGGTGCCTCGAGTAGAGTCAAAACTAAGAGTTTTTCTCTTCAAGATCCAGTTCAACTCTCAG GTCAAGGACTTCAAAAAAAGCTTAAACACTGTGAACTCTGCTTGCGAAGAG GTCCGATATTCTCTCAAATTGAAGGAAATACTGAAGAAAATATTGTATTTAGGGAATACATTGAACCAGGGAACTGCTAGAG
- the LOC104109538 gene encoding protein IMPAIRED IN BABA-INDUCED STERILITY 1-like → MGCVASKQTVSVTPAFDHSGVLRDSEDVGSGRGRVGSGAFGLDFDLKKVKKRADSGLSGGSELGESGRASSNGCGSESVSFRLGNLQKYVEGEQVAAGWPAWLSAVAGEAIQGWVPLRAESFEKLEKIGQGTYSSVFRARDLESGRTVALKKVRFDNFEPESVRFMAREIMILRRLDHPNIIKLEGLITSRLSCSMYLVFEYMEHDISGLLSRPEVEFSESQVKCYMKQLLSGIEHCHSRGVMHRDIKGANLLVNNDGILKVADFGLANFCNLGRKQPLTSRVVTLWYRPPELLLGSTEYGASVDLWSVGCVFGELLTGKPILQGRTEVEQLHKIFKLCGSPPDDYWKKSKLPHATLFKPQHPYESCLWDTFKDLTKSAVSLIETLLSVEPHKRGTASSALVSEYFKTKPHACDPSSLPKYPPSKEIDAKHCEEAKRKKPSGRARGPETTRKSTRKHNATNKLAPEEKLPVQNQGVNKTNGSSLCAQREGDVIIGLTRPKPSVDSMGEASHIKNASQGDVPFSGPLQVSGSSGFAWAKRRFDDSSMRSRSKSSSRSLKFEPSGALHIKNSLELKRQDSEATKGSRTNSKGRDTYEFTKHAMQQHWSQLEQTDSFDASDGYHSQELSLALYLKEETAFKRINVIQDQGDKVEFSGPLLSQSHRVDELLERHERQIRQAVRRSWFQRVRKNGN, encoded by the exons ATGGGTTGTGTGGCGTCCAAGCAAACAGTGTCGGTAACTCCTGCATTTGATCATTCAGGGGTTCTCAGAGACAGTGAAGATGTCGGGTCGGGTCGTGGCCGGGTCGGGAGCGGTGCTTTTGGACTGGACTTTGATTTGAAGAAGGTGAAGAAGAGGGCTGACTCAGGACTGAGTGGAGGGAGCGAGTTGGGTGAGTCAGGGAGAGCGAGTTCGAATGGTTGTGGTAGTGAGTCAGTGAGTTTTAGGCTTGGGAATTTGCAGAAATATGTGGAAGGAGAACAAGTGGCTGCTGGTTGGCCTGCTTGGCTCAGTGCTGTTGCAGGGGAAGCTATTCAAGGATGGGTTCCTCTCAGAGCTGAGTCTTTTGAGAAATTGGAAAAG ATAGGTCAGGGTACATACAGCAGTGTATTCAGAGCACGTGATTTAGAAAGTGGAAGGACAGTTGCCCTGAAGAAGGTGCGATTTGATAACTTCGAGCCGGAAAGTGTTAGATTTATGGCACGAGAAATTATGATTCTCCGCAGGCTTGACCACCCCAATATCATTAAATTAGAGGGTCTCATTACCTCCAGATTGTCTTGTAGCATGTATCTTGTGTTCGAGTACATGGAACATGATATTTCCGGACTCCTGTCTCGTCCAGAAGTTGAGTTCAGCGAATCACAG GTTAAATGCTACATGAAGCAGTTGTTGTCTGGAATCGAGCATTGTCATTCTCGAGGTGTAATGCACCGGGATATCAAAGGTGCAAATCTTCTGGTAAATAATGATGGAATTTTGAAGGTTGCAGATTTTGGATTGGCGAACTTCTGTAACCTTGGGCGGAAGCAACCACTAACCAGCCGAGTTGTCACTTTATGGTATCGTCCTCCAGAGCTTTTGTTGGGTTCCACAGAGTATGGAGCTTCTGTGGATCTTTGGAGTGTCGGATGTGTGTTTGGTGAACTTCTTACTGGTAAACCTATTCTTCAGGGGAGAACTGAG GTTGAACAGCTGCATAAAATTTTTAAGCTCTGTGGATCTCCACCAGATGATTACTGGAAGAAATCTAAACTTCCTCATGCAACTCTATTTAAGCCACAGCATCCTTATGAGAGCTGTCTTTGGGACACCTTTAAAGATCTAACCAAAAGTGCAGTCTCACTCATAGAGACTCTTCTTTCAGTGGAGCCACATAAACGTGGAACTGCCTCTTCTGCCCTTGTATCTGAG TACTTCAAGACAAAGCCTCATGCTTGTGATCCTTCAAGCCTGCCAAAGTATCCACCAAGCAAAGAGATTGACGCCAAACATTGCGAAGAAGCAAAAAG GAAGAAGCCTAGTGGAAGAGCCCGTGGACCCGAGACAACCAGAAAGTCAACTAGAAAACATAATGCAACCAATAAACTGGCACCTGAAGag AAGTTACCGGTCCAAAACCAAGGTGTTAATAAAACTAACGGCAGTAGTCTGTGTGCTCAGAGAGAAGGAGATGTTATTATAGGTCTCACGCGACCTAAACCATCAGTTGATTCAATGGGCGAGGCTTCCCACATCAAGAATGCATCTCAAGGCGATGTCCCCTTTTCAGGTCCTCTTCAAGTTTCTGGATCAAGTGGTTTTGCATGGGCGAAAAGACGCTTTGATGATTCGTCAATGAGATCGAGGAGTAAATCAAGTTCAAGAAGCCTAAAGTTTGAACCTTCAGGTGCACTTCATATTAAAAATAGCCTGGAGCTAAAAAGACAAGACAGTGAAGCTACAAAAGGAAGTCGGACCAATTCCAAGGGCCGTGACACCTATGAATTCACCAAGCATGCAATGCAACAACATTGGAGCCAATTAGAGCAAACAGACTCGTTTGATGCTTCTGATGGCTACCACTCACAAGAACTGTCTCTAGCTCTCTATCTTAAAGAGGAAACAGCTTTCAAGAGGATCAATGTG ATTCAGGATCAAGGGGACAAAGTTGAATTCTCGGGACCCTTGCTATCTCAATCACACAGGGTTGACGAACTCCTAGAGAGACATGAGCGCCAGATCCGCCAAGCTGTTCGACGATCATGGTTCCAAAGAG tgAGGAAAAATGGAAACTGA